CTTCACTGCCCTCGCCGGAGTCTCTGCCCCTCGCCGTAGTCGAAGCCCATCACCGTAGTCACAGCCCCTCGCCGTAGTCGAAGCCCATCACCGTAGTCACAGCCCCTCGCCGGAGTCTTTGTACCTCTGCCCGTCTTCACCTCTCGCGGCCGGCAACGGTGGCTAAACGGTATGTGGGAAGCCCAAATACAAATGATTTCATTGACTCAAATTTGAAAGTAGAGTTCGCTCATTCGTATCCGATATCATAATTGCCACATTAAATAGTTATTTATTTCACTGATTCTTGTTCAAGAAATTTGTTGTTTGGAAATTTTATGATTGTGTAGTTAACTTTGGCACTTAGCTTTTCTGGGTTTTGTTTTGTTAGGCAGCATGAGGGAAGTTGTTACAATTCAAGTTGGTGGTTTTGCCAATTTCATTGGCTCCCATTTCTGGAACTTCCAGGTACACTTCACTTGTTATCTGCAGTATTGGTATATTTGTTTTGATGGGAAAAGGATTTTAGATCGAAGCTGAGTTTATTTTTGTGGGTTGAAGTGCTAAATCATATTGTGAAATAGAGTTTATATGACTAGTTTATCCCCATGAACTTATGTTCTGAATTCTAACAATTGAGTGTCCTttcatcaacataaattaagtTTGCTATTACTGCTAGACCACGGAAGTACGGAGGTACGAGGTTTCATCGCAAGAGACTAGCTTGTTTGATCCTACAATGCCTTTGTCTTTTGGCGAATTTTAAAACATTGCTCTGCTTTTGTAAATACATGCTCTATTAATAAGTACTTCGTAGAATGCTAGTTTTCTTAGTTATTACTGCCTTATTTTGATATTCTGATGCTTGCATGTGGGTCTTCAAATCATTCTCTATGAATGACTGTGCATGGAAAATAAAAACCTAGATATATAATTTCAAGTTTGTTATACGAATTATTCATTAGGTGATGCTTTTATGAACCTCTTTGTCTTTTTAATCGTTTATTTCTTGGACCATGGTGTGATTTGAGTATTTTGAAGATGATTTATTTTTGCAGTATGCTTTTGAAACTCTATGAATGAGAGGGGGAACAAAGAATAACACTTTGTATCTTCTTTTGACTTGATCCTTTTTTGAAGGATGAGTTGCTTGGTTTGGCTAGCGACCATGATATGGATCCAGTGTTCCAGAATCCTGGCGTTAACATGGATGTGCTTTATCGCTCTGGAGAGACTCAGGAGGTAAGATATGTTGTGTGATGGTTTCTTATAATTCTCCATATTTTTCTATGTTTTTTTAGGTTACAAAGCTTTTCAATTCTTCCACAAGATAGCCTTATATGATTGATTTAGTTGGTGAGCTTTATGAGTTAACTTCTGTGTGCTTTTGTGGGTAGTAGGAGTTAGATGCCGTTGATCTATAACATCTATTATGTACTGACCTCTTAACATGTATGACTTTGAAACTTCCATTTTGTGCCAAACCCCTTTGTGAAACATGGTAGTTTTAAGGCACTCGTGAGGTAGCCTACTAATTTCCTGTAAGTCAAGTTCTTATACTCTGGTCAATATGGTTCTTATTATCAAGTTTCTATAATTAGCACTTTGACTATTTGCGAATGCTGATATTTTCTGAGTGGAAGATAGATATGTTCCACATAGTTGAAAAATAGATTTTATTTGCGTTTCTTGAGCCAACTGTATGAGACAAATAGTTCAGGTGGATTGGTATTTTAGCTAAGAGTGCGAGACAAATCAATGAAATTGTTAGCTTATGACTCTTCTTCAGTAAGGAATTGCTGAGGAATCTTATTGGAGAAATTGATTTGCATCAAGGCTTCTCCGTGTAGGTAGTTGCATATGCTAGCTCTGCTTATTTGAGGCATATTTCTACTGTGTTGGAAATGTAAGAAGTATGCTGCACTTGGGATGCTTAAAAAGAGTGATCCTAGTTATTGATATGTTGGCTGATTGTGATTTGCACGTTCTGATCATGATTACTTGAACTTGAGGCACTTAAAAAGAGTGATCATAGTTAATAATATGTTGGCTCGATGTGATTTGCACGATCTGATCTTGATTACTAGAACTTTATGCACGGGATGCATGCggattttatcaaaattctattTATATGCAAGCAATGTTCCAACATTTTACAAATACTTTTTACAATTCAAACCACAAGTAAGGGTATTATGTATGTGGACACCAAAGTGCTTAAGAGTTGACAGAGTTTATATGCAAGCAATGCtccaatttttttataaacatTTTTGTACATTTGAACCCCAAATAGGGTATTATGGTTATTTTACGCGAACACGAAAGTGATCAAGAGTTGGTTTATATAATTGAGATACTCTCCATGACCTTCTCCAACAATCTAAGATTATGCCATTTGAGGTTGGATATCTAAGAAAAATGCAAATAATTGTCTTTTGTGTCTGCAGGGTGTTCTTACCTATACGCCTCGATTACTTTCAGTTAATTATCAAGGTATGTTCTCCTTTCATGTGTACATTAATCTGGTCTTGCTTCCTTTTGTCTTCCGCAGCAATGTACATTTTACTTACGGTGTTAATTGTAGTCTGTTTAATGGACTAGTTGTCCTTCTGTTGTATGATTGCTGCTGTGTCAAACTGCGGTTTTATGTAATTATGGAATGATGGAACTCTCTGAAGTGGAAATCATCAGTCATTTCCCCCTACAGCTTGTCTTGAtatgtgtgtgcgcgcgcgttAGGGGGGGAGGGGGTTGTATTTAAATGTCATTGTACAAAACTACCCTTAGGTAATACAGTTTCCCGTATGTATGGAATCACTCCGCTATTGAAGTTCAGTAAACTACAGCTATCAATCTTATTGCTTCGTTTATGTTTGTATGTTTATGTATATatgtatgtgtgtgtgtgttcgtactATGTAGCCATGTAGGTACATATGTGTATGTAAATAAATGTATGCATGTACGTGATTGTGGGAACGTATCCAGTCTAATTTTTTGTTGGGTTTGTTACTAGCTTGAGTTACAATTGAAGCCGGAGGTTATCTAACAATTCCCTTTTGTATTCTAAGCAGGATCCCTTGGATCAATGAGCTCACATGGTACATTGTATAATCAGACTCCAGAATTGCCTTCCCCTGTGGCCACATGGTGAGGGTTTaacatttcatttttttttactatgttGGGAAGCGAAATTTATTGAGAATTTTTATGTATCACTATTTCACACAGTAGTATTTTGGTGTTATCTGTtatttgctttgaatggaatacAAGTTTCTGTTGGACAGGAATTAAGTGTTAAGGTAAACTTCATGAAAAATGGCATTTGCCCATGCATGCTTGGTTGTCAGTATAGGAAGCACACCTTCTCTAGCTGATTTGTTAAGTTTTATGCGGTCAATGATAATTTCTCATGAAATATTTTCTATTGCCTATGTATGATGACTACAAATtataatgttaaaaaaaaagcaCTAGCTTACAGAAATGCTTACTGTACATGTCACCAAAATAATAAAACCCTTTCTGTTTTTGTAGTATAATCTTTCTATCACCATCCGTTAATTATTCAGTTTTGACTTTCTAAAATCTGACTGTAATTTTTTTATCATTAAATAATAGCGAAAGCTACAAAATGATAATAAAGTAGAAATATTCTTTTAACACCATAACTCAATTATTTATGACGGGGGTAGTGTATGATCAGGATGCTCAAGTGCAAGACTGACATAATCAATCTTCTGTTAAGATTGTTGGAAGTGTGAAACTCTCCCCCCTTCGCTTCCCTCGGAAACTATCTGGAATCTTGTGTCCTTTTTTGTATATCAATTAGACAATTAGGGAATGGAGAAAATAATGGACATCTGTGATCAAATGCATTACATGCTCCTCATAACAATATTACATTGTGGCTTTAATGCTTTGAAAATGTTTACTTTTGGAGAATGAGAACACAAACACAGAAGTTGAGCAggatatttgttcttttttcttttgatataTGTCAGATGACTGGGAACTAAAGTGAATGCTGAATCTGGGATTACAAAAGGATGTTTTAATATAGTTGTCACCAGAGAAAATGAAGAGCTACTTGGTTTTTGGGTGGGGGCAGTAGTGTAAGATATTTTTCATTAGTTCATTATACTCACTTATTCCCAATCAAGCTTCAAATAGCCCATGGCATATGTCTGTGAGCTACTAGGGTTACAAGGCTGTTTGGCATCACTATAGTTATACAATACTTACTGAACTAGTAAATAATGAAGATTTGAATACATTTTCACCTTTTCCAACATCAAATGATTTACTGTCATGTTGCATAGCTATACTCCTGTCATTtcaatattttaaatattttctaTGAGTATCTTATGTTTTTTCTGACCATGAAGTGGTCAAAGTGTCATTACTCTATTGTTTTGAGTATCTACAAGTCTACAACTAATCTTAATTCGCGCTTTATATGTATCTGTTATCTGTTCTTTAATGCTGGTTTCTAAAACTAAGGTCTTGAGTTCGACTTGCAGGAAAGGTAGTATATCTACCCAACGTTCTGAGTCTCTCAATAGAAACTTATTCTTGCAAAGTTTATATAAGGAGGAGCAGAAGGAATCAGTTGGTAAAGACAGCAAACATGCTGATTCACCGGATAATATTGGAGACCAGGAAATAATGGAAAGTTTGGAAAATGGTACCCAGTTCTGGACTGACTTCTCGAAAGTCCATTATCATCCACATAGCCTATATGAAATAAATGGGTTGTGGATGGATGTTGAGGGGTTCGATAATTATGGTGCGGGAAAGGACGTTTTTGCTGAAAGTTCCCGGGGAGAGGAGATGACTGAAAGACTTCGTTTCTTCGTTGAAGAGTGTGATCATGTACAGGTATCTATCAAATTTCATATTAATCCTTAAGAATGTGTTTTTTAAGCCAATGAAGTGCTTGTTTTGGTTGGTGGGGGCTAGCCCAGACAGAATGTTCCCTTCCTAATAAAATGCAAGACATAACTCAGGTTTCTCTTACACTTCCGCAAGTTTCACCCCCTTATTTCTCTCTTGTGGATTTCTTACCATGTAAAAGGGGAAAAAGTGACATAAAAGGCTCTCCCTTCAACAAAACATGGTTTTGTTTATGTTGTACCAtgcttttaaaattttgttCTCTATTATCTTGATTCTTGACCCTAGTTTTTATGGGATTTTTTTTCATCTTTTTTATGTCATTCTTCAATTTCCAGAGTATTTTCTGCTAATCCTCTCACTTGCCTAATGGCTGAATGACACAAGTTTTTGTGCTTCAAATTTTTCATGTTCATGCAATACGAATCAAATTTCGCCCATTCTTATTATTTGTTTGTGCTAAGTTAAATGTAATGGATTTTGCTTTCTGGATCATCTTCTTCACTAGAAGTTATGCATAACCTCTGGTCTCAAACATTGCCATTTAGATGGTCTAGCTTAAGAAAGTTACTGAAagttattttcctttttaattgtTGGTTGAAGGAACTTCTCTAAGATCGCTTTTTTAACCTATTTTACATAGTCAGAAATTTTCTGACAGGGAATTCAATGTGTGGTGGATGATTCGGGGGGCTTTTCCAGTGTAGCAGCAGACTTCCTGCAGAACATTGCCGATGAATACACCAATACTCCGGTGTTGCTTTATACTGCTCGTGATCCTGGCTCATTTATGAGCTCTAAAAGTCGAAAAAGGAACATTTCTCGGAATCTTAATGATGCAGTTTCATTTGCAAAACTGTCTCCTTTCTGCAAACTAATTGTACCAGTTGGTTTACCCTTTCTGGGTGGAAGTAAGTTTTATACTTTCTGACTTGCATAGTTTGTTGCACTTATGCTGACTAGTCCTGCTATGGTAAACTTCCCCTTATGTTTCTAAGATCCTTCTTTTTGCAGGCAAAGCTTCAACTTATCTGCGTGTGAATGATGAAAAGCCTTATCATTGCAGTGCAGTCTATGCTGCTGCTCTGCACGCTCTCAGCCTGCCCTTTCGGATGGACTCGCTTGGGCCTACTGCGACTTCAGATTGTACTTTAGGTGCATTGGATTTCAACAGCATTGTACAAATGCTGTCTGGCCAGTCTCGACAGAATATGGTTGCCATATTAGACACTACCATGCCAGCACCTACTATTGGTATTTCCTAATTCAATTGTCTTGGCTTCAGTGGGCTTATAAAACTATGCATATCTCATATgctctttattattatttttatttactgtGTTTGTGTTTAATTATGTGACACTCAGGGGAGCAATTGTTGAGTAAATTGCAGACATTGACTCCAGAAATATCAGATGACATGGAAGACTTGCATTCTGTAGAAACATTAGTGATACATGGAGCTCTTAAATCAGGTATTCTGTATCTGCATGCTTGTTTTATGCTCTTAAGTTCCATCACCTTGAATTTAATGATGTCACATGGCTTCACCTTAATACACTTTTGTGACTTCCAAGTTCCAACCTCAGCCTGATCTTGAACCCCTTTGTGATAGAAAAACAATGCTGCAATTTAGATCTGATATTGACCTTTGATCTGATATTGATTTAGCATATGCTACTTCACAATACCAGATTCAGGTAGTTTAGTGAGTCATTGTAATCTAACActcaatgaataataaatatttgattTCAATGAAAATGGATAGACTTTACGTGCTTCTGTTCATTTGAGAATTCAGTAGTCAGTGATGATTTGACCCTTGTGTTTTGAAGTATGGATACAACAATGCATTTGTATTCCGCTTTCTGGTCATGTTGGATGGGATCTCTGCAGTTTTGTTGAATTCatggaaaattttaaaatgctGAAACctgattttataaaaataattggTAACTAATTATTATTTCCAGATATCTGGTAAAATAGTAAGAATTCctatattttctattttagacgAAGAGGGTTCTTCTTTTCGCAGGCAGGGATTCTTTGGCATCTGTTTGGTTCAATAACATGGTGAAAACTTAATCTCTCTCTACTAATCTACTTTGAGTAATGTTCAGCACACATTTTCCATGAACAAACTTTGGTGGTATGTTGATATTGATATTGCTTAGATATTGGTTGCTCTTGAATGAAGTCTTAGAGTTCGACTGTTTGAGTATATTTGGCAAAAGCCCAACCATTTGTTTTTGCTTCAACTCGTGCTTATAACTAAGCCGCATCATTCCTAGCTTTCTTCATCAAAATATTACTTGTGTTGAGTTGTTGACTATACATCTTTCCACTTTGAAATTGTGGATAAGAACAAGGTTGTTTGATGGCTCGTCATCTAAAATGCACCATATTTTCCTACTCAGATGAGCAACGAGCATCTGTATTTGAAGTCCAAGATGCTATTTCTGCTGCATATGAACAGGCATCATCGAGACCTAGATTCTGTCATCTGTCTGCAGCAACATGTCCTCTTCCAATACCATTACCATTTCCATCGATATTCTCACAAACTGTCGGTCGTTGTGGACAACTACTTAGCAATCCCAGTTCAAGTTCAGCTTCAAAGGGATCACTCGACGTCCATTCTATCCCTATGGCTGCGAGACTTCGCTCGAGCAGTGCTGTATTACCTTTCCTGACGAATAGGTTGGAAAACCTTCGGAAATTTGGTATTCAACATGGTGCTATGGGAGGAGAATTACTCAAAAGTTGGGGTTTTGGAAAGGAGGAACTCGAGGAAATGGGAGAGACACTGTCAAACATGGTCAGAACTTTGGCTCCTTACTCTGATTTAACCTCTGACTCGGATTAGTTTTTACCAATAGACTTGTTGTAAATACAGTTTGAGAAGTTTTGGCAGTTGTTTTCTTGTTTACTTTTAAAGAACTATTGGACCAACTCAAGTATAAGTTTCTCTTAATAGATTCTTAACCGGTTTATGAAGCGCCTTGATCTAATCGTGTAGTTGATCGGATTTCTTATTTCCGACTTATGTAGTTCTGTCACTTTTCCTGATGATGAGACTAAGCTCTTGATAAGACTAGTTCTGGACTCCTGATGTATTATATATTccatccgtcccttaatactcgcaccacttttcttttcgggtcgtcctttaatacttgcaccgcttctataaatggaaattttaccgatatatattatttctcacacttacatACTAACCCACTTcctacaaaaaataatttaaaaattcacactcctactacccctttacacattttccactcactatattaaaaaaaaatctcattatCAACTatcacccattaaattaataagtcaattcaagtgtcttaaactctGTAACGGTCAAAACGATGCGAgtatttaggaatggagggagtacaagtTAGAGGGAGCGGTATCCtaaaatgtgtttttttttccttcttctgTATAGGACATTTTGTCCGCTGGGCAACAACGGTCTATAACTTCTCGTTGTTTATGAACACTAATTCTTGAATGATTTTCTGAAAAAacttatatatttttgttttgaaccttatattatctgaacttaactgaactctgaaataagtcaaaataagtcgaacagaaaaCAACCTAATAATCCATCATGTGGTGGTGGGGTGGAGCGATAAAAACGTAAGGATAattttagaattaaaaaaaaggggggTAAAAACTACAAGACTACTTTTTATgtttactagttgttggacgcCATGTTAGACCCGAGTTAGCGAAAAATTGTGATAATTGTGGAATTAAGAATGGGATAATCTGTGAAAGTAACTACATTTGTAGTTGCAAGAGAAAATGCTTATGAAAAAAAGTACACTTAAATATATCATTTTATAATGACGAGGATGCTGATGAGCTATGAAAATTGATTTAAAAAGATGAGAATCTGATGACTGAAAGAGGGAAAAGAATATTAGGCAAAGAGAATAGAGAACAATGGAGGGGCGTGCGCCGTGCGGGACGGACGAGACAGAGGAAGCTATGTttgaacacaaattcttatttacatggggtgtacgataaatattgtacacagaagttaaagttgacgtaaaatgcttcaaagttacccttatatatgtaaaagttatctactccgtattttttattaacaatttttttcattttaataaaaactaTTTCTTCAAAACCATTAagaatatataaaattaatcatttaacactttaaaatgtttatctattaatttttttttaataatataaaagttagggAAATCtgagtaaaagttagagaaaactgagtaagagttatgttggtgcacaataaatttattgtacaccttttGCATCCAAGACCTTTTGATGTTTGAAACTTTAAAGAAacataaaagaaaaagaaaatagatCCGGCGGAAGAAAATGAaggaaaaatattaataaaaagaaagaaaagtaagaagaagaagaagaagaagaagaaagaagggaGAATATGCTTGGGATGAGATTTGAATCTTAGACCTTGTTGGTGCATTTCAAAGGTTAGAGATCTAAGCTATACTtcatccgtcttttaatactcgcaacgtttggacttttgccactattcatataatctactttgactattcttagtgctttttatataagataaaacatagtcatgtgggatcttgttagattcgtctcaatgtgtattttcaaaatattaactttttataatttttgcataaagagaatttaagatataaatgatcaaagttgtgcatcaacatgcgtgaaactaacaaacgttgcgagtattaaaagacggaggaagtattatattGACTTTTTCACATGAATATTTTTAAATTTATCGTACAATATATTTCCAAAACACGAACTTATATAAAATTGAAAAGTATAGAACAAAAGGTGGGTTGTGAAAATCATGCAATACGATTACACATGTTATAAAAATATACCGAATGGACGACTATTGACAGTCATTTCTTCTACTTTAACatgattgtattttttttttccattattTTATAAAACATAAAGTTTTTGACTTTAGTGGTAGTTTGGTTGACCATGGAAAGTAGAATTTCCTAGGAAGAAGTTTTTCCCATGTATTAGCATTTTCTAGGATGTATCCATCCGTCCCAGAATACTTGAACCGGTTTGATCGACacaaacttattatttaattagatgtaGTTGATAGTGGAATATTTTTAAATATAGATAGGGGATatgtgtcaactttttaaaGGGATGTAGGGGGCTAGCGGAGAGGGTGCTTGGGCCCAAAAAATGACATGGGAAAGGGGtagttgatataatattaaaaatttaccATTTATAGAAATGATACAAGTAATCCATGACcgctttataaggaaagcggtgcaagtattacgggacagagggagtagatgATATTGTTTGGTTAAACATGGGAAATAAATTCTCAGGGGAAGTTCCACTTATTTAGGGGAACCTAGATAAAcaacttcctccattttgtATGAAGTGGAACTTCTTAGGAAGTGTGATTTCCCATGTTTTTGTCAAACAAACAACCCTACATCTTTCACTTCCTAGGAAGTCATAATTCCCATTATATTTCATATCAACCAAACATTaccttaatatctcaaatcggccgcaaactttttttttttttttttttttttatgttccaTTTTTTTACGGTAAGACATTTAGGTTAATATCTCAAGTCGGCCACAAACTTTTCTTTTTACCTACTTCCATTTTTTTTACGGTAAGACATTTAGGAATAGGGGGGAGGTAAGTGAATATCCACCACAAGATCCTCACTTGGTAATTAAGATTTAGACCTTAAATCTCTAAAATGTAACGTAGGACTCTTACAAAGTTACAagtgaatcaatttttttttcctccAATGCATACATTTTAAAGTTGTATGCGGTTATATGGTGAATAGTGAATACTTTGAACTCGACCCATATTTCTGGAACCACAATCAAATAATCCGGATATTTGAACCCAAACCCA
This sequence is a window from Spinacia oleracea cultivar Varoflay chromosome 1, BTI_SOV_V1, whole genome shotgun sequence. Protein-coding genes within it:
- the LOC110787178 gene encoding uncharacterized protein, with translation MREVVTIQVGGFANFIGSHFWNFQDELLGLASDHDMDPVFQNPGVNMDVLYRSGETQEGVLTYTPRLLSVNYQGSLGSMSSHGTLYNQTPELPSPVATWKGSISTQRSESLNRNLFLQSLYKEEQKESVGKDSKHADSPDNIGDQEIMESLENGTQFWTDFSKVHYHPHSLYEINGLWMDVEGFDNYGAGKDVFAESSRGEEMTERLRFFVEECDHVQGIQCVVDDSGGFSSVAADFLQNIADEYTNTPVLLYTARDPGSFMSSKSRKRNISRNLNDAVSFAKLSPFCKLIVPVGLPFLGGSKASTYLRVNDEKPYHCSAVYAAALHALSLPFRMDSLGPTATSDCTLGALDFNSIVQMLSGQSRQNMVAILDTTMPAPTIGEQLLSKLQTLTPEISDDMEDLHSVETLVIHGALKSDEQRASVFEVQDAISAAYEQASSRPRFCHLSAATCPLPIPLPFPSIFSQTVGRCGQLLSNPSSSSASKGSLDVHSIPMAARLRSSSAVLPFLTNRLENLRKFGIQHGAMGGELLKSWGFGKEELEEMGETLSNMVRTLAPYSDLTSDSD